CTTGAGAGCTGCTGGGATAGAGGGCTTCATCACATCGATTTGAGAATTACAAACGTCTTGGTACTTGTTTGTTGTTCGTATTTGAGTGACTAGGTGATAGCTTGATATATTGCCGGACTgacaaaacagcaacaacaaaagaaaagaaattgtcAATTTTCAGGCTCGTTTGTTAGACGGACTGGATTACCGACTACAATTCACTGATTGATTCACAAAATGACTGACTCACTGACTTAAAGGTCTATCAAATAACTGATTCAGTGACTGACTGGTTGACCTACTACTGTGCGACTTGCTAGTTGACTTTCTGGCTGATTGAATGATAAACTGAGTGAGTGACTTGCTCAGAAACTTACTGAGCTACTGATTGGCTGACTAGACTAACTGATTAACTGATTGAATTGTTATCTGATTGAATGGGTAGTGCAAGTAATTGATTGAGCTGTTTTTGATGAAATGATTGACGAAGATAAGTAATGGACAGATTTGCCAAATGGTAAACTGATTAGGTGATGAAATGCATGTTTCATCTTGCCACTGATTGCATGAATGATTGAGTTTGGAGACCTAActcattttcttcctttttgttttcaacttaaGTTTGAAGGCTACTCCGAAGCCAAGCTGAATGTCTCAAAGCCAAGGAATGATGCCATAATGTATCCTGACGAAGGACCTCCCTTTCATGTGCCTGATCGAATTCCAGGCGAAGCAAGCAAGATTGGGACAGAAATAGAAATCCTCAAGTCCCATTGTGTGTACAGTCTTGCAATCCTTTTTTGGCTGATTGTAGAACAAAAGTACATTAGGCCGGGATACTCAAAGACCGACAACGTAACACAGGTGTATCGTGCGATCGCTCAATGCAAGGACTCCGAATTCGTAAAAACGTCCCTTAATAAGAAAGAATCAAAGAGTGTTCAGAAAGCTGTAGGAATGATAGTTTCGACTTTTAACGCTCGGAAGGAGAAGGAAGTGATGTGGGTGTGGCTGGACAACTTCAAATCGAGTATTCAAAAGATGCTGTCTTCCACTCCTATCGTTCACGAAAGTACAGTCTAACTGGACGTGGATGTTGtcggccaaaaaaaaatcctttacACTGCATCACAGTTATAACACGCCAGTCTTTACTCTTTCgcttcaaatttttttgaagCGAAATTCTAAATGAAAATCATGAGCTGgcattttctttgattttggtTGGTTATCATAAGCTAGGTAGTGGTATTTTATTTAAACTTCCCAGTTGTATCCATAACTTGATAGAAACACATTAACCATAAACCAGTTGTTAGTATTTTATCTTTAAGGTGTTATATTTTCGAATTCTAAGTAACTTCTCGATGGGTTTAGCATTTTTCAAGTGGTTTTGCAGCTCCATGTCTTAACCCAAAACGTAATAGAGGTGTGTGGTACTATTGCCTTAATTGTCCACGATAACTGTCATGTTCTCGtcaattttaaattcatcaaCTCAAATTTGGTCATATGGTATaaaaaaatcatacaaaaCAAATTCCCATTACACCCAAAGAAGACTGGTTTGATCAACTGAAATCTCCAGGATGTATGCAATTTGATCCCTACCTATTGCAAAATAAATTTCCAATGCACCTAAAGAAGACTGGTTTAGTTAGGTGCAATGGGTGTGTTACCAGGATAGTGTGCAATGAATGCGTAGTGCTAATTAAACTCTTATTGCACCTAAGAAGACTGGTTTGGTCAATTGAAATGGAGATATCTCCTGGATTGCTTGCAATGTATACCCACTGCGAAATAAATTTGTATTGTACTTAAAGAAGATTGGTTTTGCCAGTCTAAATAGAGACATCTCCCGTATTGCATGCAGTTTGATGCATGCCCATTGCAAAATAGCTTTTGATTATGCCTAAAGACAACTGATTTGGTCAATCAAACAGAGATCTACTCGGGATTGCATGCAATTTGATGCATACCTATTGCAAACAAATTCCCATTGCACCTAACAAGACTGGTTTGGTCAAACAAAATGGAGATATATCCAAGATTGCATTCAATATACAAATTTCCATTAGACCTGAGAAGACTGGTTTGGTCAGTCAAAACAGAGACTTCTCCAAGATTGCATGCAATTTGATGCATGCCTATTGCAACACCAATTTCCATTGTACCTAAAGAAGACTGGTCTGGTCAGTCAAAATGGTCTCCAGTATTGCATACAGTTTCCTGCATGCCtagtgcaataattattgttcccCCACTCTTTCCCTCAACTTAAACATTGCTTGTGGCaagaaatagaaaaagttCCCTTTCTCCACCCCTCTGTTGAAGTATCAGCTGAAACTGATTTTCTCTTTACTCTATTTTTATCTCTGTGTGCATTTGGTTATAAATACATATAATGGAATGTTCTAGAATTATTACATGATTCTATATTTAAAACATACTACTAGAACGTTCTGAATACTAGTCACTGTCAATGTCAACAAAACTAGTACATATCATAACACCCTCAACTAAACTCAAAACAATAACCCTTGCCAACTAGGAACCTCAAGAAATTAGTAACACAAACTCTAATCCTAATGTTGGAAATACATAGCACTCTATGATGTTGATCGCAATTCACAGTTCATCTGCATATAGAGACTAAAATATAGAAACACATTGAAAGTACCACAGAAAGGTTGGGTAAGAGTAATTTTAATGATTATTGAATCAGAACAAGCCCCTTGTAATATGTATCCTAGCATGGTAAATTACACAAATGACCTACATAAGTTGTCAGGAACAAAGGAGCTAACAAGAAGAATCAAAATAACTGGTCAAGTGATTTCAGAATACCCATCCACTTATTTACATATTGCCTCCTCCACTTTAAGAGCGAGACTTAAGACAATAGACTCTATTCGTGTGCTAATAAGTGGCTGGGTATTCTGAAGTTCATGCCTGGTTTTAGTGTGTCAAAAATGAGTTAAATCAATTCTTTTAGTAAATATGACGGATCAGTGTGTTGATCTCACTACATTATGGCAACTGACTAGATTCGGCTAAATTatagaatacagggccactcatttccatatcaCTGAACAACAAACTGCTATTGTTTCACAAGCTTCCAACTAATTTGCATGTGTTGGCCCTGAATAGATTCTCTGCTGCAGTGCAGGTTCATCCTACAGCCGCTTCATTGGTAAATGAAAACAGCGGCAGTTTCGAATTTAAGAagtgtttttcctttttcgtcAGTGATGGACGACTGCCTAATTAAGTCCATAATTTCGTTAAACAACGCTGGATCCGCTGTTTGCCTAAAGTTGACCGTGTGTGTCAGAAAATCGAGCATCAAGTTCCCGGTTTGGGAGTTTTCGTCAAACAAACCTGAGATGTCCATTTCGTAGTTCACCGTGGGAATTTCTTCATACCCCCAATTGTTCCGTCGAGCGATAGCAATGATCTCTTTTCCCGTGTAAATGTTACTGATTGGCACATCATCTCTCTTTGAAAGTTTTGCAAAGAGTGATTCCTCACCAGCAATTACACACAGTATGGCACCTCCTCTTTCAAGTTTGTTGAAGCACTGTGTGAGTGATTTTTCCGCCTCCGCGTAGTAAAGCGAACAgacaaaatgaatgaaatgaaacgTGTCGTTATTGCGTTCCAACGAAGCCCTGCTGAATTCCTGAAAGGTCATCTTGTGCCACTGGAACGAGACATTGGCATGACTCGACAACTCCTCTGGCAATGACGAGACTGATTGCATGAAATCTGCAATTAAAGAACTAGGTTCTACAATACAAGCTTGTATCGATGGCTTTGAGCTTTGTCCTTCTAAGGAGGTAAGACCTCTGGCAAGAGTCTTGAGAATCTCAATGTCATGCTTGCCATCGCCGCTTCCAATGCTGAGGACATTGAGAACTTGATTTCGAGGGAAGAGACGAAGCTGTTCCACAAAGCCAGCTGTTGCACGAATACAGTAATCTCGAATCACTTCATTTAAATTGGATTTGGTTTGGACTAGCTGGAAAGCCCGGCGGTAAGTTTCTAACGATGACGACAGCTTAGTCGCTTTCATTGCCACGATTGGTATTTTCACGTCACGCAACCAAGCACATGAAATCACATGCTTCTGAACCCCGTATATGGTCAGCTAAATGTTGCAATCTTCAACAACTTGCACATTTATAGTCAACAACTTATATTTATGTTAAAAAAGATGTATTTACATTCAACGTTATATATTTGTATTTAACAATAcgcatttaaaaaaaacatatttcttcaacttcaaccaaaaataatttcattcaacaaTATTTGTTGAACTTCAACCAAAATTAGTTTTATTCAACAACAATATTCTTTCAACCTCAaccaaaattgttttcattccacaaaaatatttgttcagcttcaaccaaaaataatttcattcaacaaCAACGTTTGTTCAACGTCAaccaaaatcattttcattcaagaaTTAACActaattattggatgaggtttaTCCCTTCAGAGTCTCCAGTGAACGATTTACTTAGGAAAGGAGACTGAAGAAATCGTGTTCTTTCCCATTTGAGCATGCGTGGCGGTTGCTAAGAAACACTCTCGTTTCCAGTGTCTCAGATGTTTGCAAGAATGGCGCCATCTCAAATTTTGCGCGGTAGCTAGCCAGAGAGGAAAAAGATAGCTATCATTATAGGCAAACATGTAAAGTAGCATTTTTTTAGCGAGCTTGCCATGGCATCCCAGCTTGCATTCCAGCTCAGATTCTATCACTTCAACGAATGAATGTTTTTCCCCCATACTCCCGTAAAAACGTGTTAGCTTGACCAGATTAACAAAATTCAGTTAACCGTAGTATACGACTACTTAATTAAAAGAGGCTTGTAAAGCAAGGTGTCACACATTACACCAGCCCCGTGCTGTAGCTATCACCGAacgcatgcgcacaaccaTAACAACCGGGCATAGCTGTTTCCCTTTCTAAACAATAGAAGcacgatccagtctttttttagATCAGAGATTATGCCCAGTTCCGTCTTCCGACACCATCTTTATTTCATGAATGTTGTGGTCAGGGAACTGGGTCCGCAATATAGCTTATTATCCAACTGCACTTCGTAGAGTACAAATAATTGCCAAAACGAGTGCAAATCTCACGCAGTATTTGTACTTCAGAGGACCGGTTAGAcaggttttctcgcaacgcgcaaacgaaaatttgtcaaaacgaatttcttttctaagTTTTTTCGTGACGGAAATCTTAAAGTGGAAAACTTGAACTCATGTGTGATTTGGACGATCGAAAGACGATTTTTTCCTGTTAtggaaagtgaaataaattgcgccaGTGATGGCTTCATCGAAACTACAAAAACCagtttgctttattttataCAGCAACACGCGCGTAAAAAAGCAACATGTTACATTGCGTGACAGACTAATCAGGAATATTCTCTTCACGTAGGCAAGCATAAACTGTAATGAAAGTGGGCCATACAAAAGTGATGTGGGATAGGATCGCATTCTTGGCCAATTGTTTATGCAGAATTTTAGCAGTTCTTTCTCTCCATTCTTCTTCACACAAAccattttcctttcctttttcctcATATTGGTGGTTGGCTTTTCCCGATCACTCACTCACATCacttttctaatagttcataGTTCAACCCTGGGACTGGAGTGACCCTGGGTCAAAGGGATTAAAGTCAATTTCCAATGTCAATTTCGACATTGTCTCAAAACGGCCAGCAATACTCCTCTGTCCCTTGCAGTCAAACCCAAGAAGAAGTAGCGCTTACATCCAGGCAATACCTTAACATTCAGACATGAACTGGAAGTCAAAAATGTCTCACAAAAATCTTACCATGGATTCTAACACGGAATATTAATGTAATGACTAGGAGGCAAATGAAGCCTTTACCAGAGCCGTTTGCTTCAAAGCTAGCCTCCAAGCAGGTCCTTAGAGAATGAACCGAGGACGAAGAACAGGATCAGCAAACGAACCTTGCAAAAGCTGGCAAGACTGTGGTACTCATTATAACCTTTCGACAGCCAAAATATTGGCTCGgttgaaaagtttaaaaaatctttaaaataaaatagatgGTGTTATACAAAATTTAGAGATGCCCCGGCTAcataaaagaaatagaaaaaaatacgTGAATCAACGAGCTAGTGTTATGGACCTTTCCCAGAACCACACGTAAATTACgaactgtttatttttttctctactAGAATAATATAGTAACGAACCTTTTTGAGAAGGGATAATGGAGCAATGAACCCTCCCTTCTTCACATCCCCCGAAATCATAACGACATACAAGAGTGAATATGATATGCCCCTGGTACCTTTTGGCAACGGTATAACGAGCACGAGGATAAGATATGGCCGTACATAGGTAGTTAGACCAGAAGACTCGTTTCCTGCTCAGCTCAGACAGTGAAGCAGTGTAGAGGATGGCAACCCACCCACCCACCAACCCTGGTGGATCGTGCAACATTGCCCCCTAAACTGGGTGAACCTGTACCTTTCCAGACATGGTCTGTAATGGGAGAACGAAACAAGCATGGGTAGTACCCCTTCACCTGATAACAATATAGAAGCTACAGGTGACAGGGACTAGTAAAAGTGGAGGTCTGTCTGGAGAAGCAACAGGAAGTCCCCAAACTAGGAACTTTATAGTGTTGAGGCTATGTTACTATCTACATAATGCACGAGTATCATTAGATATTATGTTTTATTAGACGTAACGCAAGAATTTCATTCcataaagctcatttgtagaaatctatatgctatattttcacatgtgaaaaaagcctATACAGCCAATCATAATGGCGTACagctgttttcacatgtggaagtataaccaatcaacgatagcgtaaaggcctttgctagccaatcagaatcgagcatcgtttacattcaaatagcgtttcagattttggcggcttttttatcagcgcctccttcaaattttcctgcgaAGGTGGAGAAAAGTTCTAGATTTGTGTCAGTTAGTTGCTGCCCAGACGTGTTTGTATGGcatcaggaaaacaaaaacacatcgagcaaatcacagagagatgtctcattgctaaaaaaaaaatttagtttcaaggaacgagctgagagggattgaaaatattgttgCATGAGATGTCAACGTGTTTATCGCCAGTTTTCTGCTCCAAGtgcgtgagtttttgtttttagtttgtgtttagagaactatttcaatgaaaattctcgtgttacgtgtaataaacagctcacgtcatagaaagtgctttgtacggagTTATATACACtcgttgtttttgtcaaaagcCCTCACCAGCCTCATTTGTAACCCTTTTACATCTGCGACAACCCATTGAATTGAAATGGTCAACCTTTGCAACCAACAAGTCATCATCAGTTCCCAGCAGGCATCGGTCATTCCCGGTGTTCTCTCCGGTAAAACGCCCCTTTCCACCGCTTTCTGTAATTCCTCTTTGCTTAGATTCTCGTACATTGCTGGTCGCGCATGCCCAGATCCCTCGCAAAGTACCCAAAGCAGCATTCCATAAGCGTAGATGTCGTAAGAGGGGTAACTAAGGCAACCTTTACCGTGGAAACTGTACATCTCTGGTGAGATATGAAATGGTTCTCCAAGTGGCGTCAATTCGTACGGAAACTCTGGTTTGGCTAGGTTGATTTTCGCTGTTCCATCGTGCATCAGCTTAAATGTAAGAATAAGTAACTTGTAGTTTATCAATCGCATTTGCAACTGTGGCAGCTGGTAAATAAAATACACCATTTCTAGATATGTTGATAAAATTCAGTTTCATTCATTCGAAAACGTTTTGAAGAGGTATCTTAGGAGTCTAAGCCTGCTTCGTTTTCAAAACATTATAACCTTTGTAACACAACTTACCAATACATTTCCAGGTTTGAGGTCGTTATAAATATAGTTAGCATCATGGATGGCCTTCAGTCCTTCAGCAACATCCACTGCGATGTTCATTCGAATTATCTCCGGCAATCCTTCCCGAAGGGCAGCAATAAGGCCTCTTTCTGCTCTCTCCATAACGACATGCAGCACGTCAGGTCCATGGAACACCCAGCCAAAAATACGTAAAAGGTTGGAATGAGAGCCTCCGATTTTCTGAATCATGTCCCTTGAAACCAAGTACAAAGGGTCAGTTATCAACTGACACCGATAAGGAGAATCATGTAAATTATAAGGGGCATGAGAATGGCCTCAGAAATCTGCACAGTTGACCAATTTCGAAACACTGAAATTCAGCCTTCAGTCAGAGAGAGTTATTACACTGCCAAGACCAAGATCAATTGGtcaaggtaatttttttttcagggtaAAAGCAGGCAAATTGGTGTTACTCACCTCATACTGACCAAATCCACTGCAGTTTGGTTCCAGGTACTTTCGCCcaattgatttattttcaCCACCTTCACAACACAG
This sequence is a window from Acropora palmata chromosome 9, jaAcrPala1.3, whole genome shotgun sequence. Protein-coding genes within it:
- the LOC141891527 gene encoding histamine N-methyltransferase-like yields the protein MKATKLSSSLETYRRAFQLVQTKSNLNEVIRDYCIRATAGFVEQLRLFPRNQVLNVLSIGSGDGKHDIEILKTLARGLTSLEGQSSKPSIQACIVEPSSLIADFMQSVSSLPEELSSHANVSFQWHKMTFQEFSRASLERNNDTFHFIHFVCSLYYAEAEKSLTQCFNKLERGGAILCVIAGEESLFAKLSKRDDVPISNIYTGKEIIAIARRNNWGYEEIPTVNYEMDISGLFDENSQTGNLMLDFLTHTVNFRQTADPALFNEIMDLIRQSSITDEKGKTLLKFETAAVFIYQ